A window of the Phytoactinopolyspora mesophila genome harbors these coding sequences:
- a CDS encoding BMP family lipoprotein: protein MPRVLKVAAGVAGLALLLGACASDDDDAGDSNGSGEDLQVGLAFDIGGRGDRSFNDSAAAGIERARDELGIEFQELSPNPDGSNRGELLRELADGGHDPIFGIGYAFFEEMDTVAEEYPEVQFVRVDGPPSDLDNVAVMTFADHEGSFLMGVAAALTTESGEVGIIGGNEGAVINAFGAGFKQGVEAADPGIEITDQRLASGEDPSGFADAAGARVAAEAMYERGIDVIYTPAGDSNVGTFQAAADAGAWAIGTDSDQYETVGDPELQDVILTSMLKRVDTAVFESISTYADEGSVESKAYDLSDEGVGYATSGGFLDDITDELEEYKQQIIDGEIEVSSTE, encoded by the coding sequence GTGCCACGGGTTCTGAAGGTTGCTGCGGGCGTCGCCGGCTTGGCGTTGTTGCTCGGAGCGTGCGCAAGTGATGATGATGACGCAGGCGATTCGAACGGTTCGGGCGAGGACCTCCAAGTAGGGCTTGCCTTCGATATCGGGGGTCGGGGAGACCGGTCGTTCAATGATTCGGCGGCAGCCGGGATCGAGCGGGCTCGTGACGAGCTTGGCATCGAATTCCAGGAACTGTCCCCCAACCCGGACGGTTCCAATCGAGGTGAACTACTACGGGAGCTCGCGGACGGCGGGCACGATCCCATCTTCGGTATCGGGTACGCCTTCTTCGAAGAGATGGACACCGTCGCCGAGGAGTATCCGGAGGTGCAGTTCGTTCGCGTCGACGGGCCCCCGAGTGATCTCGACAACGTCGCCGTGATGACGTTCGCCGACCACGAGGGTTCTTTCCTGATGGGTGTGGCGGCTGCGCTGACCACGGAGAGCGGCGAGGTCGGCATCATCGGCGGTAACGAAGGTGCGGTCATCAATGCCTTCGGCGCCGGTTTCAAGCAGGGAGTTGAAGCGGCCGATCCGGGGATTGAGATCACCGACCAGCGCCTGGCGTCGGGTGAAGACCCGAGCGGGTTCGCGGACGCAGCTGGTGCGAGGGTTGCGGCTGAGGCCATGTACGAGCGCGGAATCGACGTCATCTACACCCCTGCGGGTGACTCGAACGTTGGGACGTTCCAGGCGGCCGCGGACGCAGGTGCCTGGGCGATCGGAACCGACTCCGACCAGTACGAGACGGTCGGCGACCCCGAGCTGCAGGACGTCATTCTCACGTCCATGCTCAAGCGCGTCGACACCGCCGTATTCGAGAGCATCAGCACCTACGCTGACGAGGGTTCAGTCGAGTCCAAGGCGTACGACTTGTCGGACGAGGGCGTCGGGTATGCCACCAGTGGCGGATTCCTCGATGACATCACTGACGAGCTCGAGGAATACAAACAGCAGATCATCGACGGCGAGATCGAGGTCAGTTCCACCGAGTGA
- a CDS encoding thymidine phosphorylase, with amino-acid sequence MSSASDFDAVDIIRSKRDGEELSDAQIDWVIEAYARGAAAGDGRSGAIADEQMSALAMAILLNGMSRREIARWTDAMVRSGTRMDWSGVARPTADKHSTGGVGDKITLPLAPTVAACGAAVPQLSGRGLGHTGGTLDKFESISGWRASLSAAEMLAVVQEAGAVVCAATDDLAPADKRLYALRDVTGTVESIPLIASSIMSKKIAEGTGALVLDVKVGSGAFMKDAENATELARTMVQLGTDAGVRTVALLTNMQTPLGLTVGNALEVRESVEVLAGGGPEDVVELTVTLAREMLAAAGLGETDPADALKDGSAMDVWRRMVMAQGGAPDAPLPSARETHTVLAPASGVLAQLDAYRVGVAAWRLGAGRARKEDTVQAGAGVEIHAKPGAHVAGGEPLLTLHTDEPQRFERALEALEGAYEIAPSNARPDLLPLIIDRVTA; translated from the coding sequence ATGAGCAGCGCATCTGACTTCGACGCGGTCGACATCATCCGGTCCAAGCGCGACGGCGAGGAATTGTCCGACGCCCAGATCGACTGGGTCATCGAGGCCTACGCGCGCGGCGCTGCTGCTGGTGACGGCCGATCCGGCGCCATCGCGGACGAGCAGATGTCCGCATTGGCGATGGCCATCCTGCTGAACGGGATGTCCCGGCGGGAAATCGCGCGATGGACAGATGCGATGGTCCGCTCGGGCACCAGGATGGATTGGTCCGGAGTCGCCCGGCCCACCGCGGACAAACACTCCACCGGTGGCGTAGGCGACAAGATCACGCTGCCGCTGGCGCCCACTGTCGCGGCGTGTGGTGCGGCGGTCCCGCAGCTTTCCGGGCGCGGGCTTGGACACACGGGCGGCACCCTGGACAAGTTCGAGTCGATCAGTGGGTGGCGGGCGTCGCTGTCCGCCGCCGAGATGCTGGCCGTGGTCCAGGAGGCCGGTGCTGTGGTGTGTGCCGCCACCGACGACCTCGCGCCAGCGGACAAACGGCTGTATGCGCTGCGCGACGTCACCGGCACGGTCGAGTCGATCCCGTTGATCGCCAGCTCGATCATGAGCAAGAAGATCGCCGAGGGCACCGGTGCTTTGGTGCTAGACGTCAAGGTCGGCTCGGGCGCGTTCATGAAGGATGCCGAAAACGCTACGGAACTGGCGCGCACCATGGTCCAGCTCGGAACCGATGCCGGGGTGCGCACGGTTGCGCTGCTGACCAACATGCAGACGCCGTTGGGCCTCACCGTCGGCAATGCGCTGGAGGTGCGCGAATCCGTCGAGGTGCTCGCCGGTGGCGGGCCGGAGGACGTCGTGGAGCTCACGGTGACGCTCGCACGCGAGATGCTGGCCGCCGCCGGCCTCGGTGAAACCGATCCGGCCGACGCGCTCAAGGACGGCTCAGCCATGGACGTCTGGCGGCGGATGGTGATGGCGCAAGGCGGGGCGCCGGACGCGCCGTTGCCCAGCGCGCGGGAGACTCACACCGTGCTGGCCCCCGCCAGCGGCGTGCTCGCTCAGCTCGACGCCTACCGGGTCGGCGTAGCCGCCTGGCGCCTCGGCGCGGGACGCGCTCGCAAGGAGGACACTGTCCAGGCCGGAGCCGGTGTCGAGATCCATGCCAAGCCCGGAGCACATGTCGCTGGGGGTGAGCCGCTGCTGACGTTGCACACCGACGAGCCACAGCGGTTCGAGCGGGCGCTGGAAGCACTTGAGGGCGCTTACGAGATCGCGCCATCCAATGCCAGGCCGGACCTGCTGCCGTTGATCATCGACCGGGTTACGGCCTAG
- a CDS encoding ABC transporter permease, translating into MPIQTEPDGVKYQVSRVQKALLIAGLGLVAISAVRVITGETVLTSSGTARAMLTLALPIAMCALGGLVAERAGVINIGLEGMMILGTWGAGFGGWQYGPWGALLGALIGGALGGLLHALATVTFGVDHIVSGVAINLVAAGLVRFLSEAVYADSTEGGGPTMSPPLGSVDTFNIPILSSGPNLLRRLEDTDLPVLSDLGGILHGLTSGLTVFTLIIVAMIPLAWFVLWRTAFGLRLRSAGESPVAAESLGVNVYKMKYLAVTASGALAGLGGFMLVMFEQSYREGQTGGRGYIGLAAMIFGNWRPGGLLAGSGLFGYADAVRLRASTSAAVLALLLLVGLILAAVGVWDLYRRRYVLSAVLLVLAGATILAWGTLDALPREVTTMTPYLVTLAVLATATQRLRPPAADGMRYRRGEEH; encoded by the coding sequence ATGCCGATTCAGACAGAGCCCGACGGCGTCAAGTACCAAGTGTCGCGGGTGCAAAAGGCGCTATTGATCGCCGGACTCGGCTTGGTGGCCATCTCGGCGGTGCGTGTCATCACCGGTGAGACGGTATTGACCAGCAGCGGGACGGCGCGCGCGATGCTCACGCTCGCCCTGCCCATCGCGATGTGCGCGCTGGGCGGACTGGTCGCCGAGCGGGCCGGTGTCATCAACATCGGTCTCGAGGGAATGATGATCCTCGGCACCTGGGGTGCGGGGTTCGGCGGCTGGCAGTACGGCCCGTGGGGAGCGCTGCTCGGCGCGCTCATCGGCGGCGCGCTCGGTGGGCTGCTGCATGCGCTGGCCACTGTGACCTTCGGTGTCGACCACATCGTCAGCGGCGTGGCCATCAACCTGGTGGCAGCCGGATTGGTGCGCTTCCTGTCCGAAGCCGTGTACGCCGACAGCACAGAGGGCGGCGGGCCAACCATGTCTCCGCCGCTGGGTTCGGTGGACACGTTCAACATTCCGATCCTGTCGTCCGGTCCAAACCTGCTCAGACGGCTGGAAGATACCGATCTGCCGGTGCTTTCCGACCTCGGCGGCATCTTGCACGGACTCACCAGCGGTCTTACGGTGTTCACGCTGATCATCGTCGCCATGATCCCGCTCGCGTGGTTCGTGCTGTGGCGCACGGCGTTCGGGCTGCGGCTGCGCTCGGCCGGGGAGAGCCCGGTCGCGGCGGAATCGCTGGGTGTCAATGTCTACAAGATGAAGTATCTGGCCGTGACCGCCAGCGGTGCGCTGGCCGGCCTCGGTGGGTTCATGCTGGTTATGTTCGAGCAGTCCTATCGGGAGGGGCAGACCGGGGGGAGAGGCTACATAGGTCTGGCGGCCATGATCTTCGGGAACTGGCGACCAGGCGGTCTCCTCGCCGGCTCCGGGCTGTTCGGTTACGCGGATGCGGTTCGGCTGCGGGCATCGACGTCCGCGGCAGTGCTGGCGCTGCTTCTGCTTGTCGGGCTGATCCTCGCGGCTGTGGGCGTGTGGGATCTCTACCGGCGCCGGTACGTGCTCAGCGCTGTCCTGCTGGTGCTTGCCGGGGCAACCATCCTGGCGTGGGGGACACTCGACGCGCTGCCGCGTGAGGTCACCACCATGACGCCGTACCTGGTGACCCTGGCTGTGCTGGCGACTGCCACTCAACGGCTCAGGCCGCCGGCGGCCGACGGTATGCGGTACCGCCGGGGCGAAGAACATTAA
- a CDS encoding acyl-CoA mutase large subunit family protein: MSATTESGLPIEPVYGPEALDGWDPDTKLGEPGAYPFTRGVYPNMYTGRPWTMRQYAGFGTAAESNRRYHQLVEAGTGGLSVAFDLPTQMGFDSDAALVKGEVGKVGVAIDSIEDMRTLFDGIPLDQVSTSMTINAPAALLLLLYELVGAEQGVAGDKLTGTIQNDVLKEYIARGTYIFPPAASLRLVSDIFAYCRRELPRWNMISISGYHMAEAGANPAQEVAFTLANAKEYVRAALSAGLEVDEFAPRLSFFFVSRTSFLEEVAKFRAARRIWAQMMRDEFGAKNPKSQMLRFHTQTAGVQLTAQQPEVNLVRVAVQAMAAVLGGTQSLHTNAYDEAIALPTEKAARLALRTQQVLAHETDITRTVDPFAGSYAVESMTDDLEEAARDLMRQVDDLGGAVAAIERGFQKQEIERSAYAVAQEIDHGDRVVVGVNRYNSDGEEPYEPLRVDPELEAQQIERLARVRESRSAADVERCLGALRDAAAGKANVMDPMREALAARATVGEVCDALRETWGVYQPPSTL; encoded by the coding sequence ATGAGCGCGACAACGGAGTCCGGGCTGCCGATCGAACCCGTCTACGGCCCGGAAGCACTGGATGGCTGGGATCCTGACACGAAGCTGGGGGAGCCGGGAGCTTATCCGTTCACCCGGGGTGTGTACCCGAACATGTACACCGGCCGGCCGTGGACCATGCGGCAGTACGCCGGCTTCGGGACCGCCGCGGAGTCCAACCGGCGCTACCACCAGCTGGTGGAGGCCGGTACGGGAGGGCTGTCGGTGGCCTTCGATCTGCCGACGCAGATGGGTTTCGACTCCGACGCCGCGTTGGTCAAGGGTGAGGTAGGCAAGGTCGGCGTCGCCATCGACTCGATCGAAGACATGCGGACCCTGTTCGACGGCATCCCGCTGGACCAGGTTTCGACGTCGATGACCATCAACGCTCCAGCCGCGCTGCTCCTATTGCTCTATGAACTCGTCGGCGCCGAGCAGGGGGTCGCCGGAGACAAACTCACCGGGACCATCCAGAACGATGTACTCAAGGAATACATCGCCCGGGGCACCTATATCTTTCCGCCCGCGGCCTCGCTACGGCTGGTGAGCGACATCTTCGCCTACTGCCGGCGGGAACTCCCGCGCTGGAACATGATCTCGATCTCCGGCTATCACATGGCCGAGGCCGGTGCCAATCCCGCGCAGGAGGTCGCGTTCACGCTGGCCAACGCCAAGGAATACGTGCGTGCGGCATTGTCGGCCGGACTCGAGGTCGACGAATTCGCGCCCAGGTTGTCCTTCTTCTTCGTCTCGCGGACCTCGTTCCTCGAAGAGGTCGCCAAGTTCCGCGCCGCCCGCCGGATCTGGGCGCAGATGATGCGGGACGAGTTCGGCGCCAAGAACCCCAAGTCGCAGATGCTCCGGTTTCACACCCAGACCGCCGGTGTCCAGCTCACCGCACAGCAGCCGGAGGTCAACCTGGTCCGGGTGGCGGTCCAGGCGATGGCGGCGGTGCTGGGCGGAACGCAGTCGTTGCACACCAACGCCTACGACGAAGCCATCGCTCTGCCCACGGAGAAGGCGGCGCGACTGGCTCTGCGCACGCAGCAGGTGCTGGCGCACGAGACCGACATTACCCGCACGGTGGACCCGTTCGCGGGCTCCTACGCGGTCGAGTCGATGACCGACGATCTCGAAGAAGCTGCCCGGGATCTCATGCGCCAGGTCGACGACCTCGGTGGTGCGGTCGCGGCTATCGAACGCGGCTTCCAGAAGCAGGAGATCGAGCGGTCCGCCTATGCCGTAGCGCAGGAGATCGACCACGGCGATCGGGTCGTCGTCGGGGTCAACCGCTACAACTCCGACGGCGAGGAGCCGTATGAGCCGCTGCGGGTGGACCCGGAGCTCGAGGCTCAGCAGATCGAGCGGCTGGCGCGGGTTCGTGAGTCACGGTCGGCCGCCGACGTCGAGCGTTGCCTCGGGGCGTTGCGAGATGCCGCGGCCGGGAAAGCCAACGTGATGGACCCGATGCGTGAGGCACTCGCCGCCCGCGCCACCGTCGGTGAGGTGTGTGATGCGCTGCGCGAGACCTGGGGCGTGTACCAGCCCCCGTCGACCCTCTGA
- a CDS encoding ABC transporter permease yields the protein MTRVVGWLRRVVPTLVALGVALVVTALFILIIGENPLRAVGALFDFGDTSVAQANSIGVWINRAAPLFLAGLAVSIGFRMGLFNIGVEGQYRVATVVAAGVGAAIVLPAPLHVFVIVIAAMAAGAAYAAIPAVLKVTRGVSEVISTIMLNAIAIGLVAWLVRVPFVDPELGPGEIVATRRIEESGHFPGLNELFGVIGLEEPRRPVHGFVIVAIVVGIIMAIVLSRARFGFELRASGLNALAATANGISSKAMILKAMLLSGALAGLVGLPDLLGSAHRFHADSFVAGYGFTGIAVALLGRNRPVGIAFAALLFAFLDRAGPSLQSEGIPPAAVTIMQGIVVLSVLIVDEVARRGLLRREERRARNQDRDAVTEEVPS from the coding sequence ATGACCCGCGTGGTGGGATGGTTGCGCCGCGTCGTGCCGACGCTCGTAGCGCTGGGGGTGGCCCTGGTCGTCACCGCGTTGTTCATCCTGATCATCGGTGAGAACCCGTTGCGTGCGGTGGGCGCGTTGTTCGACTTCGGCGACACCTCGGTAGCTCAGGCGAACTCGATCGGTGTATGGATCAACCGGGCCGCACCGCTGTTTCTCGCCGGGCTAGCCGTCAGCATCGGCTTTCGGATGGGCCTGTTCAACATCGGCGTCGAGGGTCAGTATCGGGTGGCCACCGTGGTGGCAGCCGGGGTGGGCGCCGCGATCGTCTTGCCAGCTCCGCTGCACGTCTTCGTGATCGTCATCGCGGCGATGGCTGCCGGCGCCGCCTACGCGGCCATCCCGGCCGTCCTCAAGGTCACCCGTGGCGTCAGTGAGGTCATCTCGACGATCATGCTCAACGCCATCGCGATCGGCTTGGTCGCCTGGCTGGTCCGGGTGCCCTTCGTCGATCCCGAGCTGGGCCCGGGTGAGATCGTCGCCACCCGCCGGATCGAGGAGTCAGGGCACTTCCCTGGCCTGAACGAGTTGTTCGGTGTGATTGGCCTGGAAGAGCCCCGGCGCCCGGTGCACGGCTTCGTCATCGTGGCGATCGTCGTCGGCATCATCATGGCCATCGTGCTCAGCCGGGCGCGGTTTGGATTCGAGTTACGGGCCAGCGGCCTCAACGCGCTGGCCGCCACCGCCAACGGTATCTCGTCGAAGGCGATGATCCTGAAAGCGATGCTGCTGTCGGGAGCCCTCGCCGGACTGGTGGGTTTGCCGGATCTGCTCGGATCGGCGCATCGATTCCATGCTGACTCGTTCGTCGCGGGGTACGGATTCACCGGCATCGCGGTAGCGCTGCTGGGACGAAATCGCCCTGTCGGGATCGCCTTCGCTGCCTTGCTGTTCGCCTTCCTCGACCGGGCCGGTCCTAGCTTGCAGTCCGAGGGTATTCCGCCCGCCGCGGTGACGATCATGCAGGGAATCGTCGTGTTGTCGGTGCTGATCGTCGACGAGGTGGCCCGGCGTGGGCTTCTGCGCCGCGAGGAACGAAGGGCCCGGAACCAGGATCGGGATGCCGTGACCGAGGAGGTGCCGTCGTGA
- a CDS encoding MFS transporter: MSRVCSDVWTLLHRPGFRRLFAVRIAGQLGDGVLQVALVSFVFFSPERQTTAPAAAAAFAVILLPYSLVGPFAGVLLDRWQRRQVLLYVNLLRAGLTLVVAWQVMSDNVGLLFVATVLLMLSLNRFILAGLGASVPRVVPRRELVMANSIAPTAGAVAVMTGVGVGYVTQRWLLGSEAENSAESPIVMVGAAVYLLAGLLALRLGRRSLGPEPGAVQIAVGHAVRQVASGMVSGARHVVARRPAFLGLAVMASSRFFYGLTLVMAILLARNHFHHPDDVDAGLGTLAMLLGLSGAGFALAAVITPAATRRMSKQTWAVTLLAAAGMITLAPGVLLTVPALAVVATVLGVAAQGVKIVVDTVIHENVDDEFRGRVFSFYDVAFNATFVAAAGVAALFMPASGHSYIALGVIAAGFGLTAAGYRFADSGWAGARSPAPVQTADGMQRAGLDDDTSARP, encoded by the coding sequence ATGAGCAGGGTCTGCTCCGACGTGTGGACGTTGCTGCACCGGCCCGGGTTCAGGCGGCTGTTCGCCGTACGTATCGCCGGGCAGCTCGGCGACGGCGTCTTGCAGGTCGCCCTGGTCTCGTTCGTGTTCTTCTCCCCGGAGCGCCAGACCACGGCACCGGCCGCCGCCGCGGCCTTCGCCGTCATCCTGCTGCCGTATTCACTTGTCGGGCCGTTCGCCGGCGTGCTGCTCGACCGATGGCAGCGACGTCAGGTCCTGCTGTACGTCAACCTGCTCCGCGCCGGACTGACGCTGGTGGTCGCATGGCAGGTGATGAGCGACAACGTCGGCTTGCTGTTCGTCGCGACCGTGCTGCTCATGTTGTCGCTGAACAGGTTCATCCTGGCCGGCCTCGGCGCCTCGGTCCCGCGTGTGGTGCCGCGTCGTGAGCTGGTGATGGCGAATTCGATCGCGCCGACCGCCGGCGCGGTCGCTGTCATGACCGGCGTCGGCGTCGGGTATGTGACCCAGCGCTGGCTGCTCGGGTCGGAGGCCGAAAATTCTGCCGAGAGCCCGATTGTGATGGTCGGCGCGGCCGTCTATCTGCTGGCCGGCCTGTTGGCACTGAGGCTCGGGCGGCGATCGCTCGGCCCGGAACCGGGCGCCGTGCAGATCGCCGTCGGGCACGCGGTGCGGCAGGTGGCCAGCGGCATGGTCTCGGGCGCGCGGCACGTGGTCGCGCGCCGGCCGGCGTTTCTGGGACTGGCGGTGATGGCGTCGAGCCGCTTCTTCTACGGCCTGACGCTCGTCATGGCGATCTTGCTGGCCCGGAATCATTTCCACCATCCCGACGACGTCGACGCGGGTCTCGGCACGCTGGCGATGCTGCTGGGGCTTTCCGGGGCGGGCTTCGCGCTCGCCGCAGTGATCACACCCGCGGCGACCCGCCGGATGAGCAAACAGACCTGGGCGGTGACGTTGCTCGCCGCGGCGGGGATGATCACTCTCGCTCCCGGTGTGTTGCTGACCGTCCCGGCACTGGCGGTGGTGGCCACCGTGCTCGGGGTAGCCGCCCAGGGGGTGAAGATCGTCGTCGACACGGTGATCCACGAGAACGTCGACGACGAGTTTCGCGGCCGGGTCTTCTCGTTCTACGACGTGGCGTTCAACGCCACCTTCGTGGCCGCTGCCGGTGTCGCGGCGCTGTTCATGCCCGCGTCCGGGCACTCGTACATAGCTCTCGGCGTGATCGCCGCCGGGTTCGGGCTCACGGCGGCGGGCTACCGGTTCGCAGACTCCGGGTGGGCTGGAGCGCGCTCGCCGGCGCCGGTCCAGACGGCCGATGGAATGCAGCGGGCGGGTCTCGACGACGACACAAGCGCGCGACCCTAA
- a CDS encoding RDD family protein, whose translation MNDVVTGEAVPLELRLAKLPSRALSIAIDAAVYAVCGLGLYALAGAVLPALDAALATALGLATTITLLVAVPATIETLSRGKSFGKFVLGLRVVRDDGGPIRARHALVRALNGVFTDFVVTFGVGAIFCSLLNQRGKRIGDVMAGTVVLRERIPQQPGLPAVPSELAGWARTLDLSRLPNDLALDARNYLIRWQQMAPEIRDSLGARIAGQVASVVSPQPPPGVSAPAYLAAVLGERGRRETVRLSGQSTPPPRADAPTGSPFHTTPGDASPGTGSAPEAPAHPAGMLPALPGAPAGNTRPNDDSPSRDAGREEGPAHSDRSAGQNAETTRNSSGFVPPA comes from the coding sequence ATGAACGACGTGGTGACCGGCGAGGCAGTACCCCTCGAACTCCGACTGGCCAAGCTTCCGTCGCGGGCGCTGTCCATCGCCATCGACGCCGCGGTCTACGCGGTGTGCGGCCTGGGACTCTACGCGCTCGCCGGCGCCGTACTGCCCGCGCTCGACGCGGCTCTGGCCACCGCGCTCGGTCTGGCCACCACGATCACCCTGCTGGTGGCCGTCCCTGCGACGATCGAGACGCTTTCCCGCGGCAAGTCGTTCGGTAAGTTCGTCCTCGGGCTCCGGGTGGTTCGCGACGACGGCGGACCGATCCGCGCCCGTCATGCGCTGGTGCGGGCCCTGAACGGTGTCTTCACCGACTTCGTCGTCACCTTCGGTGTCGGCGCCATCTTCTGCTCACTGCTCAATCAACGCGGCAAACGGATCGGCGATGTCATGGCCGGCACCGTCGTACTGCGCGAACGGATCCCGCAACAACCCGGGCTGCCGGCCGTCCCATCGGAACTCGCGGGCTGGGCCCGCACTCTCGACCTGTCGCGGCTGCCCAATGATCTCGCACTCGACGCCCGGAACTATCTCATCCGCTGGCAGCAGATGGCGCCGGAGATCCGCGACAGTCTCGGTGCGAGGATCGCCGGACAGGTGGCCTCGGTGGTCAGCCCTCAGCCACCACCGGGAGTTTCCGCGCCGGCGTACCTGGCAGCTGTGCTGGGCGAGCGAGGCCGGCGGGAAACTGTCCGGCTGTCCGGGCAATCCACACCTCCACCACGGGCCGACGCGCCGACCGGCTCGCCGTTTCACACAACACCCGGCGACGCATCGCCCGGAACCGGATCCGCGCCAGAGGCACCAGCCCACCCTGCGGGCATGTTGCCCGCACTACCCGGCGCTCCCGCCGGCAACACACGACCGAACGACGATTCCCCCTCGCGGGACGCCGGCCGCGAAGAAGGCCCGGCCCATTCTGACCGGTCGGCCGGCCAGAATGCCGAGACGACGCGCAACAGCAGCGGCTTCGTGCCGCCGGCTTGA
- a CDS encoding ABC transporter ATP-binding protein: MDNAENAGDAPAEAAGETAIELTGITKRFPGVIANRDVHLQVNRGEVHAVVGENGAGKSTLMKILYGMYRPDEGVIAVDGKPVDFHGPKDAIAAGIGMVHQHFMLADNFTVLENIVLGAEPRRGIRLDFAAARRQIIELSERYGLGLRPGRLVEELSVAARQRVEIAKVLFRGARVLILDEPTAVLVPQEVDALFSNLGQLREAGLSVIFISHKLDEVRQVADRVTVIRRGETVATVDPRATSSRELAHLMVGSELPTPETTESTVTEQVELSVRGVTIGADDGPDLLQDISFDVRRGEIVGFAGVEGNGQSELVEAIMGLRPLDAGSIEIGSQDVTSWSSHRRRVSGVGFIPEDRHRQALLLEAPLWENRLLGWHSQAPAGGRFWINPAIARAETVKIMKEYDVRAPGPETLATALSGGNQQKFVIGREMSTDLRVLVAAHPTRGIDVGAQAAVWDRLREARAAGLATVLLSADLEELLGLSDTLYVLFSGRIVAKLDPAAVTPEILGAHMTGAAAGPDEAGEPT, encoded by the coding sequence ATGGACAACGCCGAGAACGCAGGTGATGCACCTGCTGAAGCGGCTGGCGAGACTGCCATCGAGCTCACGGGCATTACCAAACGGTTCCCGGGCGTGATCGCCAATCGGGATGTTCATCTTCAGGTGAACCGTGGTGAGGTGCATGCCGTCGTCGGCGAGAATGGTGCCGGCAAGTCGACGCTGATGAAGATCCTCTACGGGATGTACCGGCCGGATGAGGGCGTCATCGCGGTGGATGGCAAACCGGTCGACTTCCATGGGCCGAAAGACGCTATCGCGGCCGGTATCGGCATGGTGCACCAGCATTTCATGCTGGCCGACAACTTCACAGTGCTCGAGAACATCGTGCTCGGCGCCGAGCCTCGGCGGGGTATCCGGCTCGATTTCGCTGCCGCCAGGCGCCAGATCATCGAGCTCTCCGAACGCTACGGACTGGGACTACGCCCTGGGCGGCTGGTAGAGGAACTCAGCGTCGCGGCCAGACAACGCGTCGAGATCGCCAAGGTCTTGTTCCGTGGTGCCCGGGTGCTCATCCTGGACGAGCCAACCGCCGTCCTGGTGCCGCAGGAAGTCGACGCGCTGTTCTCGAATCTAGGACAACTCCGAGAAGCGGGCCTCTCGGTCATCTTCATCAGCCACAAGCTCGACGAGGTGCGCCAGGTAGCCGACCGGGTCACGGTGATCCGTCGCGGCGAGACGGTGGCCACCGTCGACCCGCGTGCGACGTCGTCGCGTGAGCTGGCGCACCTGATGGTTGGCAGCGAACTGCCGACACCGGAGACCACCGAGTCCACCGTGACCGAGCAGGTCGAGCTGTCCGTGCGTGGAGTTACCATCGGCGCAGACGACGGGCCGGACCTCCTCCAGGACATCAGCTTTGACGTGCGCCGCGGGGAGATCGTTGGGTTCGCCGGTGTCGAAGGCAACGGCCAGAGCGAACTCGTCGAAGCCATCATGGGGTTGCGTCCGCTTGATGCTGGAAGCATCGAAATCGGTAGTCAGGATGTCACCAGCTGGTCGTCGCACCGCCGCCGGGTGAGCGGAGTCGGATTCATACCCGAGGACCGTCATCGGCAGGCATTACTTCTCGAGGCGCCATTGTGGGAAAACCGGCTGCTCGGATGGCACAGCCAGGCGCCGGCTGGCGGACGATTCTGGATCAACCCGGCGATCGCGCGTGCCGAGACCGTGAAGATCATGAAAGAGTACGACGTCCGCGCACCCGGCCCAGAGACGCTGGCCACCGCATTGTCCGGTGGTAACCAGCAGAAGTTCGTGATCGGCAGGGAGATGAGCACCGACCTGAGGGTGCTGGTCGCCGCCCACCCCACTCGGGGGATCGACGTGGGGGCGCAGGCGGCGGTCTGGGACCGGCTGCGCGAAGCCCGGGCCGCCGGCTTGGCTACGGTGCTCTTGTCGGCCGACCTGGAGGAGCTGCTGGGCCTGTCCGACACCCTTTATGTGTTGTTCAGCGGCCGGATCGTCGCCAAGCTCGATCCGGCCGCTGTCACCCCTGAGATCCTGGGCGCGCACATGACTGGTGCGGCGGCCGGACCCGACGAGGCGGGAGAGCCGACATGA
- a CDS encoding cytidine deaminase: MNETFDWVGLRAAAAEASYRAYAPYSSFPVGAAALVDDGRLVTGCNVENASYGLTLCAECGLVSSLIATGGGRLVAFSCVGGEERETIMPCGRCRQLLWEHGGPELLVDTPEGVLSMSQVLPQAFSL, translated from the coding sequence ATGAACGAGACTTTCGACTGGGTGGGATTGCGCGCGGCGGCCGCGGAAGCGTCGTACCGGGCATACGCGCCGTACTCGTCGTTCCCTGTGGGCGCGGCCGCACTGGTCGACGACGGCCGCCTCGTCACCGGCTGCAACGTGGAGAACGCGTCGTACGGGCTGACGTTGTGTGCCGAATGTGGCTTGGTGTCGTCCTTGATCGCCACCGGCGGAGGCCGCCTGGTGGCGTTCAGCTGTGTGGGTGGTGAAGAGCGTGAGACGATCATGCCGTGTGGGCGTTGCCGGCAGCTGCTGTGGGAGCACGGGGGCCCGGAACTGCTCGTAGACACCCCCGAGGGCGTGCTGAGCATGTCGCAGGTGCTTCCGCAGGCGTTCAGCCTGTGA